The sequence TGGAAGAAAGTTTGAAAATTCAATAAAAGAAAATGGTGGCAATATTCATTACGTTTCTACCAATGGAAGTTTTTCGAATTCTGCTGCAATTTCTAGCACAAAATTACCTGTCGATCATAAAATAACAAATTCAAAAGCTCCTCAAAATTTGCCTACTGCAAGCAACTCTCAATCGAATAGTTCTGTACAGAGCGATGCTAAAAACATTAAAAACCCAAATAATAATTTATCAAATAGTACTACTCAGCCTACAAAAACTAATGTTAGTGAAAATAGTAAAATTCAAACTAATAGGACTATTTCTGAACAATCTTCAAAAAAGAATATAGACCCAAGTTCAAAATATTCGAGTAACACTAAAACCTACCAGGATTATAATAAGGAAGTTTCGAAAAATACTCAATCAAGTAAAACAAGTAGTAATACAAGCTCAAAGCCACCACAATCAAAAAAATATATTTCGAACACATCTAAATATAAAAAGCCAAGTAATACTACTAAACCAAAATATAATAGTGATTCTCGCTATAAATATTCTGATTCTAAAACATATTCAAAAAGTAGCACGAACCAAAATTATTCAAAACCAAAAAGTAGCACAACAAGCAATTCGAATTATAGAAAAAGCACTTCAACAAAGCAAAATTATACTAAACCTACTAAAACTTATTCTAAACCAAATAAGACCTATAATAGCCCAAAAAGAAATTCATCTTATACGAAACCACGATCTAATTCAAGTAGTAGCAGCTCAAACCGAAACTCACGATCGAGCTATAGCTCACCGAGCAAAAGTGCAAATAAAAAATCATACAGTTCTCCGCGTAGTAGTTCAAGTTCAAGCCGTTCCAACTATTCTTCACCTTCAAGAAGTAGCTCAAGTTCAAGCCGCTCTAGCTATTCGCCCTCAAAAAGTAGCTCAAGTAGTTCATCTTCAAGAAGCAGCAGTTCATCTTCACGTTCTTCATCAAGTTCAAGCAGAGGTCGTAGATAATTTTGTTGTCAACAGAAGTTTAAAAAGCCATTAACTCAAAAATCAAATAATCATGAAAAAAGTAATAAGTATAGTATTTTTCACATTGTTAATCACAACAATTTCATTCTCGCAAAATGGAAGCGATGCTTTGAGATATTCGCAAAGTTTTCCGCAAGGTACCGCCCGATTATCAAGTATGGGTGGAGCTTTTGGAGCACTTGGCGCCGATTTTTCCGCAATTCTTATTAATCCTGCAGGATTGGGTGTCTATCGTAAATCGGAATTTGTTCTTACACCGTCAATTTCATACAATAAAACATTGTCGAACCTGAATAACCACGCTTACGAAGATTTCAAATACGATTTTGGACTAAATAATATTGGTCTGGTTGGTACATTCAAAACCGGAAATAAAAATGGATGGATAAGTACAAGCATTGCTTTCGGATATAATCGTATAAGAAATTTCGATTTTAATACTCTCGTAAAAACAGATGAAGCAACAAGCTCTATGCTCGACGAATTTGTCTATAATGCAAATAATGGAGATATTCGAAATTTTTACGAAAAGATGGCAATCAATACGGGTGCAATATATTTCGATTCTTTATCGAATATTTACACAAACGATTTCATAAAATATAACAATTCCGAATATGGACATTTACAGCGACGTTCAATAAATACTAGTGGAAAGATGGGTGAATATGTAGCTGCAATAGCGACAAATTTCGATAATAAAGTTTTTATTGGAGCAAGCATAGGTTTTCAGAAAGTGAATTACTCAAGCACTTCTATTCACGAAGAAGAAGATACGAGAGATGAAATTGAATATACAAACAGATTCATTTACGAAGACAATCTCAAAACTGAAGGAATTGGTATAAATTTCAAATTGGGAGCAATTGTTAAACCTGTACAATGGATAAGAATTGGTGGAGCAATTCATTCGCCTACATTTTTCGACTTGAAAGAAGATTTTAATTCTACAATGGATTTCTTTATGGATAACGAAATCGACCAATTCAGAGATATTGCAAGTGGCGGATATGATTATGAATTGACAACACCTTTGAAAGCTATCGGTAGCCTCGGATTTGTAATATACAAATCTGCGATTGTTAGTTTCGAGTACGAATTTATCGACTATTCGACCATGCGATTGAGAAACGGTGGCGATGGATACGATTTTTACAATGAAAATGAAGAAATTCAAGGAAAATATGTTTCAACCGGAAATCTGAAAAGCGGTGCAGAATTGAAATTTGGTCCTTTAAGTTTGAGAGCTGGATATTCCTTATATGGAAGTCCTTACAACTCTGATGCATTAAATAAAGATGCTTTCACAACAGCCTATTCCGGTGGTTTTGGAATAAACAGTAAAAGCTTCTATTTCGATTTTGCATATGTTTATTCACAACAGTCGATAGAATATGTTTTGTACCAATACTCGGATCCAGTAGTTTCTACGATAGAAAAAAATCCAAATCAACTAATGGCAACATTAGGATTTAGATTCTAAAATACATTTTATAGATAGTTAAATTAGAAGGAAGCTGGAGACGGCTTCCTTTTTTTTGTTATAAATAATGAATATCGAATATTGAATAATGAATTTTAGAAAACTTCAAATAGTTATTTTGTCATATATTCTTTTATATGTTGGGTTGCCCATTGTCTAAATTTTGTAGCTACATGCGATTTTTGTGAATTGTTTTCTTGTACTTTCTTTTAGTTTCAATGTGTATGAATGCTAAGCGTTGGCATTTTAGAAATTTCCAAATAATTTTTTTGAAGGGGTTAAAGTTAATATTGCCTCATCTTCAATCTTTTCATTACTTACCTTATCTGCATTTCCAAATTCTTCAGTTAAAGTTCCTTCTTGATTGTATGTTAAGATATATTGAAACCGCTGTCCTTTTAGTTCAAACTGTTGTGTTTTTGTCTCAAAGTATTCGTACAAATGGACAAATTGTGCTTTATCAACACTATCAAAAATACCATCGTGAACTAGAAATCTTGGAGCATTTAAGTTTTTATACATTGAATTAAATAACAATGAAATATCGTAAATAAGTGTTCTTACATTATTTTTGCCTTTACCAAACATTGATGAGTTTTCTAGAAAACTGATTGCAATTTTTGATTGTTTATCTGTTGCCCCAATATCAAATATTGAATTATCATCCTTATATTCAGGATAAATTGCATTATACGTTTCGTGTATAATTTTTGAAAGTTCATATTTATAAGAACTAATTTCTTTTTCAAAATCCAAAACTTTAACTTCAAGCTTTTTTATTTCAACTTCAATTTCTGTTTTTTCTATTTTCAAATCTCGATAAATATCAACCCTCCCTTTAAGTTCTGAAAGTTCATTTTTCTTTTCTGTTAATCTATAATGAGCTTCCGACAGATCTTTAATAGCTTCTTCATTTGAAAGAAAATCAAAAATATTTTTCCGTTTATTTTCTAATTCATTAATTTCCTTTTTTCTTTTATCAATTTTTTTCTTTAATTCTTTTACTTCTTCATTAATAAACTCTTTTCTTGATTTTATTAAATCTTTTTTAAATTTTATTGTTTCATCTAACGTTTTCTTGATATTCTCTGCAAGAAGTACATTAAATTCTTTATAAAGTTGCTCCACTCTTTTTGTTTGTATTTTAGTATCATCAAACTTTAAACTATTACTAAAAGCTTCTATTTGTTTTTTATCACTATAATTTTCAAACCATAATTGTTTGATTTTTGCAGTATATTCGTCTGCTTTTTTTTCATCAACTATATAATTTTCTTGAAGTTTAAAGCTTTTAATTGTCTTATCTAACTCTTCATATTCTCTTTGTAATTTATTTAAATTACTTGATATTTTTGCTTGTTGATTGTCAGAAAGACTTAAATCATACTTTTCTTCAAAAAATGATTTTATACCATCTAATGCTGGTTTAATTTTTTTTAATTCTGATTGATATTTGAAATTATTAAATGACAAAGCATTATCAATATCCATTAAAAACAAATGATATTGATTTAACTCTGTTTCATTTGTTTCTTTTATATATCTAATAGGGTCAGTAAAACCCTCTTTTTTATATTTATGTATTTTTAAATAAAATGGAATTAATTTTCTTAACCAAATATTTGTATAATGCCCCTCATAATCTTCTTTTTTGAAAATTAAATCGCACAGTTTAGTTTTTATTTCATCTTTTGTATATGGTGCAAATTTTGAATTGCTAATTGAAAATAAAATTTCTTTATTAGGATTGTCAAAAGAACGCTTTATAATATAATTAGTTTCATTAATCCCAAACTCTAAAACAACCGTTTTTTCTTTTAAATAACCTTTGTTATACGCTGCAAAAAGCCGTTTATTTCTACTGTTATAATCAGAAAGCAAAGCAAAATCAAGTATGTCTAAGAATGTAGATTTGCCAATATTATTTAATGATTTTTTTGATTGTGTAGATTTCTCTTTTTTACCAAAGATAAAATTTATACCAGATTTAAATTCCACTGGTTCAAAAGTAATAGGTTCTGTATATAGTTTATTTAAATACATTATTTTTTCAAGTAAATCTGAAATTCGTTTTTATCTACAATTTCTGAAAGCCATAAAAATGTTAAAGCATCATAATACGTATCAAAGCTTATATCTATTTTCTTTTTAATTTTTTGATATAGTTTTTCAATATTGTAAGATTGTGTTTTCAGCAATTTAATTATCTCAGAACCAATTACAAAAACATTCTTGTTTAAGTTTTCATATTTAGATGGAATAATCATAATTAAAATAATTTCTGTTGCTTATTTTTATTTTCATCCATTGTTTTTTTGCCAAAGTCACAAAATTCAAAGAAATATAAAATTAAAGCGATAGAATTTGCCAGATAATCAGGATTGTTAATATTTTGCTTTGGAATATATTTTTCAGACATTTTTTCAATAATTGTATAATCATCTATAATTGTCTGATTATCTTTTGTGTTTCTTATTTCTCTGTAATTTTTTTTTGAATTTCAATTTTTAGTGCAATTACTTTTTCTTGATTTTCGTTTGAAATAAACTGTTGAATTAAATCTTTACGTCTCCATAAATTACTAAAATAGTTTTCTATATTTTTACGATCAACACCTTTAAAATTTAGAGGAATTTTTATTTTTAAATCTGTTAGTTTATCTTTATTTACTTCATATACTTCCCCTATTTCTAACACATTATCATATATATATTTAAAGATATCTTCAATAATACCAAAATCTTTTACTTCATCAAAAGCAAAATAATTATTGACAGTACTACTATCACCAAGTTGATAACCTGTTCCTCCTTTTTCAATATTTTGTTTTTGACTTTTCATTTATTAATATTAATTGTACTATTATTTCCAGTTTGATAACCTGTACTTTTTTTTCCAATTTTCTGCTCTTGCTTGTTAATAAAATTTAGCTGTTTTTTATATTTATTCTTCTGTATCAACTGAATAATGCCAAAAATAAATGATATTAAGCCAAACAACCAACCTGATATTGAAATAAAATCCATAAACATTATTTTTTAACCAACAAAAGTACATATTTTATCTTTACTCAATCTCAATTTTATCAATTTCTCTTATTATTCTATAAATTTCAGAAAGAGCTACTATTATTTTTTGATAATATAAAATATCGTCAAACTCCAATTTTCGGTATTTCAGCCATTTTTGGGCAGCTTGATAACTACAATATAAAATTCCCAAGCTACGAGTAGCATATTTTCAAAATATGAATCAAAATTCACAATTGAAAAATATTATTTTTCCCCTTCAACAACAATAACAATTTCGCCTTTTATTTTTTTTTCTGAAAAATAATCTATCACTTCTATAATTGTTCCACGCTTGTTTTCTTCATAAATTTTTGTCAATTCGCGAGAAACCGAAACTCTTCTATCCTCACCAAAAAACTGAGCAAACTGATTTAAAGTTTTCAACAATCTGTATGGCGATTCGTAAAAAATCATTGTTCTGCTTTCTTCAACAAGTTGTTCTATTCTCTTTGTCCTACCTTTTTTTTGTGGCAAAAATCCTTCAAAACAAAACCTATCGCTGGCAAATCCAGAATTTACCAATGCAGGAACTAAGGCAGTTGCTCCTGGCAGGCACTCAATTTCAATGTTGTTTTTAAGACATTCGCGAACCAATAAAAAACCCGGATCTGAAATAGATGGTGTGCCTGCATCAGAAATAAGAGCTATGTTTTTATTAATTTTAAATTGATCTACTATTCTCGAAATTGCCTTGTGTTCATTAAATTTATGGTAAGATTGTAGCTTTTTTTCAATGCCATAATGTTTCAGTAGTTTTTGTGAAGTTCTGGTGTCTTCAGCCAAAATTAAATCTACTTCTTTTAGAATTCTAACTGCTCTAAAAGTAATATCTTCAAGATTCCCAATAGGTGTCGGAATTATATAAAGTTTGCACATTTTAGTTTACCTTAAAATCTAATGTATAGTCTCTCAAAAGACGAAATAAATCTTCATATCCTGATAAAGGAAGATCTTCCGATTTGTCATTAATATTATGATATTCTTTATATTCACCAATTGAGTAAATAAAAAAACTTTTTACACCCGCATCATAGAAATAATAATGGTCGCTATTTGCCGCAGCACCTCTTGAAGAAACTTTTTTCAAATAATTGTTTTGCTCATTTATTTCAACAAACTTCTGATATTCGTTTTCGAAAACTTTACCATTCACAATTTTAATTCCTTTTGAGGCATCGCCCACCATATCTAAATTAATTAGTATTTTTATTTGCGATAAATCGAAAAATGGTGAATTTACATAATATTTCGAGCCTAATATCCCTTCCTCTTCTCCCGAAAAAAACATAAATGCATATGAATAATGTGGATTTTCCGGCAAGCCTGAATAGTATTTAGCGAGATCCAAATTCATAGCAACACCGCTTGCATTGTCATTTGCTCCTGGAAAATATGCACTTTTCCCCATCATCCC comes from Bacteroidota bacterium and encodes:
- a CDS encoding DUF2326 domain-containing protein, with the translated sequence MYLNKLYTEPITFEPVEFKSGINFIFGKKEKSTQSKKSLNNIGKSTFLDILDFALLSDYNSRNKRLFAAYNKGYLKEKTVVLEFGINETNYIIKRSFDNPNKEILFSISNSKFAPYTKDEIKTKLCDLIFKKEDYEGHYTNIWLRKLIPFYLKIHKYKKEGFTDPIRYIKETNETELNQYHLFLMDIDNALSFNNFKYQSELKKIKPALDGIKSFFEEKYDLSLSDNQQAKISSNLNKLQREYEELDKTIKSFKLQENYIVDEKKADEYTAKIKQLWFENYSDKKQIEAFSNSLKFDDTKIQTKRVEQLYKEFNVLLAENIKKTLDETIKFKKDLIKSRKEFINEEVKELKKKIDKRKKEINELENKRKNIFDFLSNEEAIKDLSEAHYRLTEKKNELSELKGRVDIYRDLKIEKTEIEVEIKKLEVKVLDFEKEISSYKYELSKIIHETYNAIYPEYKDDNSIFDIGATDKQSKIAISFLENSSMFGKGKNNVRTLIYDISLLFNSMYKNLNAPRFLVHDGIFDSVDKAQFVHLYEYFETKTQQFELKGQRFQYILTYNQEGTLTEEFGNADKVSNEKIEDEAILTLTPSKKLFGNF
- the rsmI gene encoding 16S rRNA (cytidine(1402)-2'-O)-methyltransferase is translated as MCKLYIIPTPIGNLEDITFRAVRILKEVDLILAEDTRTSQKLLKHYGIEKKLQSYHKFNEHKAISRIVDQFKINKNIALISDAGTPSISDPGFLLVRECLKNNIEIECLPGATALVPALVNSGFASDRFCFEGFLPQKKGRTKRIEQLVEESRTMIFYESPYRLLKTLNQFAQFFGEDRRVSVSRELTKIYEENKRGTIIEVIDYFSEKKIKGEIVIVVEGEK